Below is a window of Mycolicibacterium chitae DNA.
GGATCCTGGGCAGCGGTAAGGATCTCGCGTCCGGGGACACCGTCTACACCAGCCGACTGTCGGTGAAGTCGCAGCCGTGGCTGGCCGACCACGTCATCTACGGCACCGTCGTGGTGCCGGGTGCGACATATGCGGCCATGGCGCTGGCCGCCGCCGGCACCCCGGCCCGCACCAAGGACGTGTTCTTCTACGAGCCGATCATCCTGCCGGAGAAGAGCTCTCGCGAGGTGCAGCTGACGCTGCATCCCCTCGACGGCGGGGAGGGCTCGACGTTCCAGGTGCACAGCCGTCCGTATGGCGAGCGCGGTGCGGACTGGTCGCTGAACGCCGAGGGCACCGTGGTTCCCGGCGTCGACCCGGACGCCGAAGCCCCGGACGGCAAGGACCCGAAGGCCGACGATCCCGTCGACGAGGCGATCGAACGGCTCGACCGCATGCGGCCCCAGGATCTGTTCGAGACCTTCGCCGACATGGAATTGGCGTGGGGCCCGACCTGGTCGGGTTCGCTGAAGTCGTTGTGGCTCGGCGAGGGTGAGGCCATCGGCGACATCCTGGTCGGGGAGGAATTGGCCGCCGAACTGGGCGCCGAGCCCATGCATCCGGTGCTGATGGACCTGTGCACCGGCGTCGCCTTCCCCGCGTTCCCGGCGCTGCTGGCCGCCGAGCAGGGCGTCAACGACCTGTTCCTGCCGTTGCGCTACGGGCAGGTGATGCTGCGCGAGAAGATGCCGCGGCGGTTCTACTGCCGCGCGAAGTGGCACACCAGCGCGCTGGACGCCGAGACCCAGGTGTTCGATCTGGACTTCCTGGACCGAGATGGCCGACAGCTGGGCGGGATTCGCGAGTTCACCGTCAAGCGGGCGCCGCGCGAGGCGCTGCTGCGCGGACTCGGCGGCGACGCCACCCGGCTGCTCTACACCGTGGGCTGGCACGAGGTGCCCGCCCCCGCGCCCGCCGAGTCCCCCGCCGGCGGCAACTGGCTGATTTGCGGCTTCGACGAACTCGCGGACAAGGTGCCGGGATGCGTTCCCGCCGACCGGATCACCGACCCGGCGCTGCTGGGCGAGCAACTCAGCGCGGCACACGAGCGCGGCATGGCGTTCTCCGGGGTCGTCTGGCGCGCCGCGCCGGCACCGGCCGGCGAGGCGAGCACCGACGCGGCCGCGCGCCTGGAGTCCGAGATCGCGAACCTGCTCAGCGCGGTGCACACCGTGCAGGGCGGGCTCAAGCTGCCCGGCGGGTTGTGGATGGTCACCGAGCGGGCCGTGGCCACCGAATCCGGCGAGCCGGTCGATCCGGTGCAGGCCGCGCTGTGGGGCCTGGGCCGCACGACGGTCAACGAGGAACCCGCGCTGCGGGCCAGGCTGGTCGACTGCGACGGGTCTCCGGAGGCGGTGGGCGTGCTGGCCAAGTTGCTGGCCGCCGGACCGGCCCTCGAGGAGCCGGAACTCGCGCTGCGGCAAGGGAAGTTGCTGGCGTCGCGGCTGTTGCCGTGGGCGCGCAGCGGGCATCTGACCGTGCCGCGCTCCCCCGACTACGCCCTGGCGCCCACCGAGCGCGGCGCGATCGACAACCTGCGGCTCGTGGAGGCCGACGTCCCGGCGCCACAGGACGGCTACGTGCAGGTCCGGGTGGAAGCCGCGGGCCTGAACTTCCGCGATGTGCTCAACGTGCTGGGCCTGTACCCGGGTGACCCGGGCCCGATCGGCGGGGACTTCGCCGGGGTCGTCACGCAGGTGGGCGACGGGGTCGACGGGCTCGAGGTCGGCCAGCGGGTCTACGGCTTCATGCAGGGCGCGTTCGCCAGCCGGTTCAACGTGCCGGCGCAGCTGCTGGCGCCGATCCCCGACGGGGTCAGCGCCGTCGAGGCGGCCACCATCCCGGCGGCCGCGCTGACCGTGCGGCTCGCGTTCGACTGGGCGCAGCTGAAGCCCGGCGACAAGGTGTTGATCCACGCCGCCAGCGGCGGGGTGGGGCTGGCCGCGGTCCAGATGGCCCAGCAGTGCGGGGCCACGGTGTTCGCCACCGCCAGCACCTTCAAGCGCGCGACGCTGCGCAACCTGGGGGTCAAGTACGTCTACGACTCGCGCAGCACGGATTTCGCGGACCTGATCCTGGCCGACACCGACGGCGCCGGCGTGGACGTGGTGCTCAACAGCCTCACCAACGAGGGCTTCCTCGAGGCGACGGTGCGGGCCACCGCCCTCAACGGCCGGTTCGCCGAGATCGCCAAGCGCGACATCTGGACGCCCGAGCAGATGGCCGAGGTGCGACCCGACATCGCCTACGAGATCGTGGCGCTGGACACGGTGACCTTCCAGGAGCCCGAACGGATTCGGAGCCTGTTGACCGAGGTGTCGCAGGGGCTGGCCGAGGGCCAGTGGCGTCCGCTGCCCGCCGAGATCTATCCGCTGGCCGAGGCCCGAGCAGCGTTCCGGCGGATGCAGCAGGCCCGGCACATCGGCAAGATCGTGGTGCAGATGCCGAAACCGCTGCAGCCGCAGGGCGATCGGAGCTACCTGATCACCGGTGGCCTCGGCGCGATCGGCCTGCACACCGCGGCGTATCTGGCGCAACTCGGGGCCGGCGACATCGTGTTGACCAGTCGGCGCGCCCCGGACCCGGACGCGCAGCAGGTGATCGACGACATCGCGGAGCGGTACAAGTGCCGCGTCCACGTCTTCACCGCCGACGTGGGCGACGAGGCCGAGGTGGCCAAGCTGCTCGACCGGATCCGCGCGGAGCTGCCGCCGCTGGCGGGGGTGGCGCACCTGGCCGGCGTGCTCGACGATGCGCTGCTGTCCCAGCAGAGCGTCGAGCGGTTCCGGACCACGTTGACGCCCAAGGCCTTTGGCGCCGACCACCTGGACCGGCTGACCGCGGACGATGCGCTGGACTTCTTCATCGTGTCGTCGTCGGTGTCGAGCCTGTTCGGTTCCCCGGGCCAGGCCAACTACGCGACGGCCAACGCCCTGCTCGACGGCCTGATCGCACAGCGCCGAGCCCGAGGTCTGCCGGCCACCGGCGTCAACTTCGGCCCGTGGGCCCAGGGCGGCATGGCGTCCTCGGAGGCGGCCACCGCCAACATCAGCGCCCAGGGCCTGATCCCGCTGGAGCCGTCGGCGGCGTTGAGCGCGCTGGCCGAGGCGATGGCCAACGGCACCGGGCAGGCGACGGTCATCAAGGCCAACTGGCAGCGGGCCGCGAAGGTGCTCGGGGCCTCCCGTCCGCCGATCCTGGATCTGGTGTTGCCGAGCGCGGCCGGCGAGGTGACCGGCGACAGCGAGTTGTTCAAGCAGCTGCAGGAGATCCCGGTGCCGCAGCGTGCCGGGTTCGTCACCGAGTTCCTGCAGCGGGAGGTGCAGAACTTCCTGCGGCTCGCGCAGCCGCCGGCGGCGTCGAGCCGGTTCCTGGATCTGGGCACGGATTCGCTGATGGCGATCGAACTGCGCAACCGGTTGCACAGCCAGTTCGGCGGCGCGTTCACCATCAACGCGACGGCGGTGTTCGACTACCCGACCATCGGCGGGCTGGCCGAATATCTCGTCGGGCAGCTCCCGGACGCCGAGGCGGAGGCGGCACCCGTGGCGGAACCAGAACCGGCCGCCGAGTAACGGCTCACACCCAGCGGGTGGCCTCCAGCTCCGGGGTCAGCGGCGGACGCAGCGGGACGTCGAGGCCGTCGTAGATGCCGGGCTTCTGTTCGGCCAGCCAGCCGATGGCCCCGAGCAGCCGGTTGGCGGCGGTGGTGTTGCCGCCGTCGGCCCGGGTGCCGCCGGGCACGTCGGCGCGGGTGATGATCGTCAGCTGCGGGTCGCCGTCGATGATCACGCGGTGATCGCCGGCGCCCTCCTCGGGCTGCGGCCAGTCCGGGGCGCAGGCCGGGTCGATGCGGGTGATGTGCTCGACGACCACGCGCTGCCTGCCGTCGACCCAGCCGATCACCTTCAGGAAGAACGCGCCCTGGGTGCCGGCCGCGAAGTGCCCCATGGCGTTGTCGCACGCGTTTTCCAAGGGCCGCCGTTCGACCTCCTCGGTGATCTCGTCGATCTCGAGGCCCAGGCCGCGGCCGATGAGCCGGACGTTGCCGCCCCACACCATGGTCGGGACCGACGGCAGCAGCATCATCGGGATCTCGTCCATCGCGCCGCCGAAGCCGCAGGACACCCGCACCGCGTGCGGCTGGTCGTAGGTGGAGTAGTCGAAGATCTCCTGGCAGCGGATGGTCCGGATCCGGGTGCACAGGCCCGCGGCCAGCACCGCCAGCGCGTCGTTGGCCCAGCCCGGGTCGACGCCGCTGACCAGCAGCGTCGAGCGCCCCGCCTCGGCGGCGTCGGTGAGCCTGTTGACCCAGTCGGGCGGTGCCGAGCGCGGGTCGTAGAGCGAGTACAGCGACGGCGTCACCACGTGCGCGCCGGCGCGCAGGCAGCGCTCGATGTCGGCCACGGCGTCGTCGGGGCGGATGTCGCCGGAGGCCAGGTAGGCCACCGCGTTGCAGTCGCGCAGTACGGCGTCGACGTCGTCGCTGGCCAACACCCCGGTCGGGGCGTCGAGCCGGGCGAAGGTCGCGGCGTCCCTGCCGACCTTCGCCGGCGTCGAGGTGATCAGCCCGACCAGCTGTAATCCCGGGAATCCGGTGGCCGACCGGATGGCCGCGGCGCCCATGTTGCCAGTTCCCCAGATCGCGAGTCGGTGCATGGCGTCAACCTAGCCGCAGCGCGGGTGACGAGCGTCACTGTTGGCGCAAAAACCCGGCTCAGCGGGGGTGTGCGGGGACGTTTTCCGAGGTCGGCCAACCGCTCGGTTGGTTAGTTGCGAGAAATAGCTCGCGCAGGCTTTGCGTTGAAGTTACCGAGCGGTATAGTCAGCACAGTTACTGGTGGGTAACTTATCCCGAGTACCCAACCGAAAAAGCTGAATATCGCACATGCCAGTGGCAGTTCTCACCGAGGAGGAAACGTGAGCCACTACAAGTCCAACGTTCGCGACCAGGAGTTCAACCTCTTTGAGGTATTCGGCGTCGACAAGGCGCTGGGCCAGGGCGCCTACAGCGATATCGACGTCGACACCGCCCGCGAGATGCTCGGCGAGATGGCCCGCCTGGCCGAGGGGCCGATCGCCGAGTCGTTCGTCGACGGCGACCGCAACCCGCCGGTGTTCGACCCGGCCACCCACTCCGTGAAGATCCCGGAGTCGTTCAAGAAGTCGATGCGTGCGCTGTACGACGGCGGCTGGGACAAGATCGGCATGCCCGAGCAGCTCGGCGGCATGCCGATGCCCCGCGCGCTGCAGTGGGCCCTGATCGAGCACATTCTGGGCGCCAACCCGGCCGCCTACATGTACGCCATGGGCAGCGGCATGGCCCTGATCATGCACAACTTGGCCACCGACGAGCAGAAGAAGTGGGCCGAGCTGGCCGCCGAGCGTTGTTGGGGCGCGACGATGGTGCTCACCGAGCCCGACGCCGGTTCCGATGTCGGCGCCGGCCGCACCAAGGCCGTGCGGCAGGACGACGGGTCCTGGCACATCGACGGCGTCAAGCGGTTCATCACCTCCGCCGATTCCGACGACATGTTCGAGAACATCTTCCACATGGTGCTGGCCCGCCCCGAGGGCGCCGGCCCGGGCACCAAGGGTCTGTCGCTGTTCTTCGTGCCGAAGTTCCACTTCGACCCCGAGACCGGCGAACTCGGCGAGCGCAACGGCGTCTTCGTCACCAACGTCGAGCACAAGATGGGCCTCAAGGTCTCCACCACGTGTGAGCTGACCTTCGGCCAGCACGGCGTGCCCGCCAAGGGCTGGCTGGTCGGCGAGGTGCATGACGGTATCGCGCAGATGTTCGACGTCATCGAGCAGGCCCGGATGATGGTCGGCACCAAGGCCATCGCGACCCTGTCGACCGGTTACCTCAACGCGCTCGAGTACGCCAAGACCCGGGTGCAGGGCGCCGACATGACGCAGCTGACCGACAAGACCGCGCCGCGCGTGACCATAACGCATCACCCCGACGTGCGTCGCAGCCTGATGACCCAGAAGGCCTACGCCGAGGGCATGCGCGCGCTGTACCTGTACACCAGCACCTTCCAGGACGTCGACGTCGCGCAGACGCTGCACGGCGTGGACGCCGACCTGGCGCTCAAGGTCAACGATCTGCTGCTGCCGGTGGTCAAGGGCTACGGGTCCGAGCAGGCCTACGCCAAGCTGACCGAGAGCCTGCAG
It encodes the following:
- a CDS encoding acyl-CoA dehydrogenase encodes the protein MSHYKSNVRDQEFNLFEVFGVDKALGQGAYSDIDVDTAREMLGEMARLAEGPIAESFVDGDRNPPVFDPATHSVKIPESFKKSMRALYDGGWDKIGMPEQLGGMPMPRALQWALIEHILGANPAAYMYAMGSGMALIMHNLATDEQKKWAELAAERCWGATMVLTEPDAGSDVGAGRTKAVRQDDGSWHIDGVKRFITSADSDDMFENIFHMVLARPEGAGPGTKGLSLFFVPKFHFDPETGELGERNGVFVTNVEHKMGLKVSTTCELTFGQHGVPAKGWLVGEVHDGIAQMFDVIEQARMMVGTKAIATLSTGYLNALEYAKTRVQGADMTQLTDKTAPRVTITHHPDVRRSLMTQKAYAEGMRALYLYTSTFQDVDVAQTLHGVDADLALKVNDLLLPVVKGYGSEQAYAKLTESLQTFGGSGFLQDYPIEQYIRDAKIDSLYEGTTAIQAQDFFFRKIVRDQGKALAHVAGEISEFIKNESGNGRLKSERALLSTALEDVQGMAAALTGYLMAAQEEPASIYKVGLGSVRFLLSVGDLLVGWLLARQAAVAVEKLDAGATGDDKAFYEGKVAVAGFFAKNILPQLTATRAVIENIDNDIMELDEAAF
- a CDS encoding NAD(P)H-dependent amine dehydrogenase family protein, with translation MHRLAIWGTGNMGAAAIRSATGFPGLQLVGLITSTPAKVGRDAATFARLDAPTGVLASDDVDAVLRDCNAVAYLASGDIRPDDAVADIERCLRAGAHVVTPSLYSLYDPRSAPPDWVNRLTDAAEAGRSTLLVSGVDPGWANDALAVLAAGLCTRIRTIRCQEIFDYSTYDQPHAVRVSCGFGGAMDEIPMMLLPSVPTMVWGGNVRLIGRGLGLEIDEITEEVERRPLENACDNAMGHFAAGTQGAFFLKVIGWVDGRQRVVVEHITRIDPACAPDWPQPEEGAGDHRVIIDGDPQLTIITRADVPGGTRADGGNTTAANRLLGAIGWLAEQKPGIYDGLDVPLRPPLTPELEATRWV